A genomic stretch from Terriglobales bacterium includes:
- a CDS encoding DUF993 family protein: protein MSTTSPNIVRVGGLHDIARFREHLDKLNIELPCDDEVVTGDESPLLKPLVHESIRIGNRIAVHPMEGWDGTSEGNPTRATLRRWQRFGESGAKLIWGGEAVAVRHDGRANPNQLLIAEHTKAGLSRLRRTLIEHHRKTTGSAEGLVIGLQLTHSGRYSCPNEHGRREARILYRHPILDRRLGLSSRYPVLTDGEIEGIITDFHRAGHIARELGFDFVDIKHCHGYLGHEFLSAHTRPGKYGGALENRTRFLRDVVAGIRSAAPGLKIAVRLSAFDIAPFMPDPLTADENHAGVGIPEDMARYTPYRWGFGVNPLKPLEADLNEPAKFLKLLEQLEIFLVNISAGSPYYNPHLQRPALYPPSDGYLPPADPLVEVARQLDVTRRLKHRFPKLIFVGTGYTYLQEFLPNVAQAAVREGWTDLVGLGRMVLPYPEILLDATKGKPLERKRICRTFSDCTTAPRNGLPSGCYPLDDYYKNSHLSAQLKELKEGKEYKAQAARTGPALRDYEAQRRPGRKPQGIAAALLPYGADGRIAVESFQAHLAFTHRAGLTNAVNMDTGYVNLLDDEEMRLVLDWTRQAVGPNTPFIAGAYIEGREGDIVKLYRKQMDAIAERGGTPIIFQTKRLHGKESGEKLAVYRSICSGYKQVIAFELGRMFGPNGEIFDETTIRGLMEIPELIGIKHSSLDRTQELARLRLRDVERPDFKIYTGNDLGISMIEYGSDYLLGLATFAPEKFAERDRLWSEGETGYYEFSDALQHLGNIAFRDPVPAYKHSAAVFLHLIGRIPSSEPHPKSPRRPEWEAEILADCARRLGYEVNTAKLHATSER from the coding sequence ATGAGCACGACCTCGCCCAACATCGTCCGCGTCGGCGGGCTGCACGACATTGCCCGCTTCCGCGAGCACCTCGACAAGCTCAACATCGAATTGCCCTGCGACGACGAAGTTGTTACCGGCGACGAGTCGCCGCTGTTGAAGCCCCTCGTCCACGAATCGATCCGCATCGGCAATCGCATCGCGGTCCACCCGATGGAGGGATGGGACGGCACATCGGAAGGAAATCCGACGCGCGCAACGCTGCGGCGCTGGCAGCGCTTTGGCGAGAGCGGCGCAAAACTCATCTGGGGCGGGGAAGCGGTGGCGGTCCGGCATGATGGGCGCGCCAATCCCAATCAGCTGCTGATTGCCGAGCACACGAAAGCCGGGCTGTCCCGGCTGCGCCGCACGCTCATCGAACACCACCGCAAGACAACCGGTTCGGCCGAAGGTCTGGTGATCGGCCTCCAGCTCACGCATTCCGGGCGCTACTCGTGTCCCAACGAGCACGGCCGCCGCGAGGCGCGCATCCTGTACCGGCATCCGATTCTCGATCGGCGGCTGGGCCTCAGCTCGCGCTACCCGGTGCTCACCGACGGCGAAATCGAGGGCATCATCACCGACTTTCACCGCGCGGGACACATCGCGCGCGAGCTGGGCTTCGATTTCGTCGACATCAAGCACTGCCACGGCTATCTGGGCCACGAGTTCCTCAGCGCGCACACGCGTCCCGGCAAGTACGGCGGCGCGCTGGAAAACCGCACGCGGTTCCTGCGCGATGTGGTCGCCGGCATCCGCAGCGCCGCGCCCGGCCTGAAGATCGCGGTGCGGCTCTCCGCCTTCGACATCGCTCCGTTCATGCCCGATCCGCTCACTGCCGACGAGAACCACGCCGGCGTCGGGATTCCCGAAGACATGGCGCGCTACACGCCGTATCGCTGGGGATTCGGCGTGAACCCGCTGAAGCCGCTCGAGGCCGACCTGAACGAGCCGGCGAAATTCCTGAAGCTGCTGGAGCAGCTTGAGATTTTCCTGGTCAACATCTCGGCGGGCAGTCCTTATTACAATCCGCACCTGCAACGGCCGGCGCTCTATCCGCCCTCCGACGGCTACCTGCCGCCAGCCGACCCGCTGGTCGAGGTGGCGCGGCAGCTCGACGTGACGCGCCGGCTCAAGCACCGCTTCCCCAAGCTGATCTTCGTGGGAACCGGATACACGTATCTCCAGGAGTTTCTGCCGAACGTCGCGCAGGCCGCGGTGCGAGAAGGCTGGACCGACCTGGTCGGGCTGGGGCGCATGGTGCTGCCGTATCCGGAGATCCTGCTTGACGCCACGAAGGGCAAGCCGCTCGAGCGCAAGCGGATTTGCCGGACCTTCAGCGATTGCACCACGGCCCCGCGCAACGGCCTACCTTCCGGCTGCTATCCGCTCGATGACTACTACAAGAACTCGCACCTTTCGGCGCAGTTGAAAGAGCTGAAGGAGGGCAAGGAGTACAAAGCGCAGGCGGCGCGCACCGGGCCCGCGCTGCGCGACTACGAAGCGCAACGCCGCCCCGGCCGCAAGCCGCAGGGAATTGCGGCGGCGCTGCTGCCGTACGGCGCCGACGGGCGCATCGCGGTCGAGTCCTTCCAGGCGCACCTGGCGTTTACGCATCGCGCCGGCCTGACCAACGCCGTCAACATGGACACCGGCTACGTCAACCTGCTCGACGATGAGGAGATGCGGCTGGTGCTCGACTGGACGCGGCAGGCCGTCGGGCCCAACACGCCGTTCATCGCCGGCGCTTACATCGAGGGCCGCGAGGGCGACATCGTGAAGCTCTACCGCAAGCAGATGGACGCCATCGCCGAACGCGGCGGCACGCCCATCATCTTCCAGACCAAGCGCCTGCACGGCAAGGAGTCTGGCGAGAAGCTGGCCGTGTATCGCTCCATTTGCAGCGGCTACAAGCAGGTGATCGCGTTCGAACTTGGCCGCATGTTCGGACCGAACGGCGAGATCTTCGACGAAACCACCATTCGCGGGCTGATGGAGATTCCCGAGCTGATCGGCATCAAGCATTCCTCGCTGGACCGCACGCAGGAGCTGGCACGGCTGCGGCTGCGCGACGTGGAGCGGCCCGACTTCAAGATCTATACGGGCAACGACCTGGGCATCAGCATGATCGAGTACGGCTCCGACTACCTGCTCGGGCTCGCCACCTTCGCGCCGGAGAAATTCGCCGAGCGCGACCGCCTGTGGAGCGAGGGCGAAACCGGCTACTACGAGTTCTCCGACGCGCTGCAGCACCTGGGCAACATCGCGTTCCGCGATCCCGTCCCAGCGTACAAGCACTCCGCTGCCGTGTTCCTCCACTTGATCGGGCGCATTCCCAGTTCTGAACCGCATCCGAAGAGCCCGCGGCGTCCGGAGTGGGAGGCTGAAATCCTGGCCGACTGCGCGCGCAGGTTGGGATACGAGGTGAATACGGCCAAGTTACATGCCACTTCGGAAAGATGA
- a CDS encoding MFS transporter gives MPARVATSEPAVAPAHGAAASELFRDARSVQVLGTAFFALFTIVGFAVWGPPFFYDFMVREFGWTRAQVTSGNALGKLIVGPAFGFVAGYLVDRFGPRRLMMAGILLAGTALAGLGTVSRLGLFYIFYIGNALGYVCGGPLPCQVLLSRNFDRARGKAMGIAYLGIGFGGAAVPWIANELAQRFGWHAALQILGGLVILIALPLAFVLKEAPAGARTATAPTSAAGALKTPAFYLLAIGSMCSIAAVAGAQQSLKLFLSLDRHYSQSETARVLSLVLASSIAGRLLMGSLADRFPKKYVMLLIYGLVAAAIPLLFIAESRAVIYVYAVISGIALGGDYMIIPLMTAEVFGVAVLGRLMGIIITADGVAEAVAPWLVGRMRDASGSYGPGFAVLIAAALAGALAVAALPARRRTA, from the coding sequence ATGCCGGCCCGTGTTGCAACATCCGAACCCGCCGTCGCACCCGCCCACGGGGCCGCAGCTTCTGAATTATTTCGCGACGCCCGCTCGGTGCAGGTGCTGGGGACGGCGTTCTTCGCGCTGTTCACTATCGTCGGCTTCGCCGTGTGGGGGCCGCCGTTCTTCTACGACTTCATGGTGCGTGAGTTCGGCTGGACGCGCGCGCAGGTCACGTCAGGCAACGCGCTCGGCAAGCTCATCGTGGGCCCGGCCTTCGGCTTTGTTGCCGGATATCTGGTGGACCGCTTCGGTCCGCGACGCCTGATGATGGCCGGCATCTTGCTCGCCGGGACGGCGCTCGCGGGGCTGGGCACGGTTTCGAGGCTGGGGTTGTTCTACATCTTCTATATAGGCAACGCTCTGGGATACGTGTGCGGCGGTCCGCTGCCGTGCCAGGTGCTGCTCTCGCGGAACTTCGATCGCGCGCGCGGCAAGGCGATGGGGATTGCGTACCTTGGCATCGGGTTTGGCGGCGCGGCCGTGCCCTGGATCGCCAATGAACTGGCGCAGCGCTTCGGATGGCACGCAGCATTGCAGATTCTGGGAGGGCTCGTCATCCTGATTGCCCTGCCGCTCGCCTTTGTGCTGAAGGAGGCACCGGCAGGCGCGCGAACCGCCACCGCGCCGACATCCGCTGCCGGCGCCTTGAAGACGCCGGCATTTTACCTGCTCGCGATCGGCAGCATGTGCTCCATTGCGGCGGTGGCCGGCGCGCAGCAGAGCCTGAAGCTGTTTCTCAGCCTCGACCGGCACTACTCGCAGTCGGAGACGGCACGCGTGCTCTCGCTGGTGCTCGCCTCCAGCATTGCCGGCCGGCTGCTGATGGGCTCGCTTGCCGACCGCTTCCCGAAGAAGTACGTCATGCTGCTGATCTACGGTCTGGTGGCGGCGGCGATTCCGCTGCTGTTCATAGCCGAATCGCGCGCGGTGATTTATGTCTACGCGGTGATCTCGGGCATCGCGCTGGGCGGCGACTATATGATCATTCCACTCATGACCGCGGAAGTCTTCGGCGTCGCCGTGCTAGGAAGATTGATGGGGATCATCATTACCGCCGATGGCGTTGCCGAAGCGGTCGCGCCGTGGCTGGTGGGGCGGATGCGTGACGCCTCCGGCAGCTACGGTCCCGGCTTCGCCGTACTCATCGCGGCCGCGCTCGCCGGGGCGCTGGCGGTGGCCGCGTTGCCCGCACGCCGGAGGACGGCATGA
- a CDS encoding cytochrome b/b6 domain-containing protein gives MCLFRYARDYYDSATAQQLLSAAACLTVALVFVFIAIHLLRRAAGYPVGLQDGAKLSPQARVEKYQIGARLYHWGNSLFLLGLVVSGLALFAPASLGPAPWLRVHEVFAVLFIGGLVLHIVVAPRRGDGRAMWFERRDWADLKQIAANFFGRTREYPAFGKYDPLQKLYHALLTLVAAAAVVSGAYLLISAEVLATFTHELMRRMRLTHDVAAFIFIAVVIGHIYFGIIRVNWPQLRAMITGRLRGAEFNLYHDAERWQPKGDD, from the coding sequence ATGTGCCTGTTTCGCTACGCGCGCGACTACTACGATTCCGCGACGGCGCAGCAACTCCTTTCGGCGGCGGCCTGCCTGACGGTCGCGCTGGTGTTCGTCTTCATCGCCATCCACTTGTTGCGGCGCGCGGCGGGGTACCCGGTCGGGCTCCAGGACGGGGCCAAGCTTTCGCCCCAGGCCCGGGTTGAGAAATATCAGATCGGCGCGCGGCTCTACCACTGGGGCAATTCGCTGTTTCTCCTTGGGCTCGTGGTAAGCGGCCTTGCCCTGTTCGCGCCCGCGTCCCTGGGTCCGGCGCCCTGGCTGCGCGTGCATGAAGTCTTTGCGGTGCTGTTCATCGGCGGCCTCGTGCTGCACATCGTGGTGGCGCCGCGGCGCGGCGATGGACGCGCTATGTGGTTCGAGCGCCGCGATTGGGCCGACCTGAAGCAGATCGCGGCGAACTTCTTCGGCCGCACGCGCGAGTATCCCGCATTCGGGAAATACGACCCGTTGCAGAAGCTCTATCACGCGCTGCTCACGCTGGTGGCGGCGGCGGCCGTGGTGAGCGGCGCGTATCTGCTGATCAGCGCGGAAGTGTTGGCCACCTTCACCCATGAGCTGATGCGCCGGATGCGCCTGACGCACGACGTTGCGGCCTTCATCTTCATCGCCGTGGTGATCGGACACATTTACTTCGGCATCATCCGCGTGAACTGGCCGCAGCTGCGCGCCATGATCACCGGCCGGCTGCGCGGCGCCGAGTTCAACCTGTATCACGACGCGGAGCGCTGGCAGCCGAAAGGGGACGACTAG
- a CDS encoding molybdopterin cofactor-binding domain-containing protein, protein MADDPKGEAAKLHRDPTDGLAGDVSRRSFLRAASGVAVATAAVAATRQQLVQLGGPPHAPKLRDAPYGDYPAHVASVTLNVNGSAHTLQVPHHRTLLLALREDLGLTGAKKSCNLGQCGACTVLLDGAPVYSCFVLAADAQGRQVRTIEGLSEGGKLHPVQQAFCDHMGSQCGHCTPGMIMSGVALLEQNPRPTEDEVRAALAGNLCRCGNYPNEIAAVLAAGGAPVKAAASATAPGLPSHVQTLDARAKATGEAKYAGDYGFGSADLPARPLFAKVVRSPYGLADIADIDDSEARTVAGFRGMVTFRDVPGYRAHIEDPHSPVTTDRWCMNGRARYVGDAIAAIAADDLYAATEAVQRVRVDYRVRKAQPDAEYNLRNNVRAIHQGGAVAGFGGPQPADKPTIEYKRGDIAAGFKQADLIVEQRYVTPIQCHVPIEPHAVIAHWAGDRVTFWDSQQSVFAAQETIANALALKADQVRVIAHYVGGGFGGKCTDTPGKTLYQAIAALLSRKTGRPVRLEYTLKELMFAEDTRNPFIFYFKTGVKKDGSITALECKAIQPTGGYASSGPPVVSVAGEGVVDTYRIPNYWFHGYSVYTTSPVGGEFRGFGHPQAVFAREVHMDEVAEAIGMDPVQFRRRNTLHAGDVIDTDVVPNVPLLAIGAEECLQKGAEAIDWKRWQPPSKKSGRIRRGLGMRFSQEHTGRNASNGLVWMGRDGKVHVPIGSGNLGTESHTGIAVIVANVLGVPVEQLDVSWGDTDTSAWDFVSDASRAIHCHGKAMYNAALDLKRQLDAQKRGQLTPRTDFTPLCDARNDMSPYLDETTGKVMKPAAPKLSPATEAMARAIVGEGGIVGLGFYVWNPGVEAWGASFAEVEVDMETGQVRVLKLVAAHDCGRVIHCPGAVAQVQGGGIMGLGYATTEELAIDPHTGIPVNQSLYEYRPPTVLDVPELVPILVEAPVDPGPFGAKGLGENPMFDAAAAVGNAIYNATGVRMREIPFTVGRVYAELKRAGKLES, encoded by the coding sequence TTGGCCGACGACCCAAAAGGCGAAGCCGCCAAGCTCCACCGCGATCCGACCGACGGGCTCGCAGGCGACGTCTCCCGCCGATCGTTCCTGCGGGCCGCTTCCGGCGTGGCCGTTGCGACGGCGGCGGTGGCCGCCACGCGCCAGCAACTGGTCCAACTGGGTGGGCCGCCGCATGCTCCCAAACTGCGCGACGCGCCGTATGGCGATTACCCGGCGCACGTGGCCAGCGTCACGCTGAACGTCAATGGCAGCGCGCACACGTTGCAAGTGCCGCACCATCGCACCCTGTTGCTGGCGCTGCGTGAAGATTTGGGCCTGACCGGCGCCAAGAAAAGCTGCAACCTGGGCCAGTGCGGCGCCTGCACCGTGCTGCTCGACGGCGCGCCGGTGTACTCCTGCTTCGTGCTCGCGGCCGATGCCCAGGGGCGCCAGGTCCGCACGATTGAGGGACTGAGTGAAGGCGGAAAGCTGCATCCCGTGCAGCAGGCCTTCTGCGATCACATGGGCAGCCAGTGCGGACACTGCACGCCGGGCATGATCATGTCCGGCGTCGCGCTGCTGGAGCAGAATCCGCGCCCCACAGAGGACGAAGTGCGCGCGGCCCTGGCGGGGAACCTGTGCCGCTGTGGAAATTATCCAAATGAGATCGCGGCGGTGCTGGCGGCGGGAGGGGCGCCAGTCAAAGCGGCGGCCAGTGCGACCGCCCCTGGGCTTCCGTCGCATGTGCAAACCCTCGACGCGCGCGCCAAAGCTACCGGCGAGGCCAAATACGCAGGCGACTACGGCTTCGGCAGCGCCGACCTGCCGGCCCGTCCGCTGTTTGCCAAGGTCGTGCGCTCGCCATACGGTCTGGCCGACATCGCTGACATTGACGACAGCGAAGCGCGGACTGTTGCCGGATTTCGCGGCATGGTCACCTTTCGCGACGTTCCCGGCTACCGGGCGCACATAGAGGACCCACACTCGCCCGTCACTACCGACCGCTGGTGCATGAATGGCCGCGCCCGCTATGTGGGCGACGCGATCGCCGCCATCGCCGCTGACGATCTGTACGCCGCCACCGAAGCGGTGCAGCGCGTTCGCGTGGACTACCGCGTACGCAAGGCGCAGCCCGACGCTGAGTACAACCTGCGCAACAACGTGCGCGCCATCCACCAGGGCGGCGCCGTCGCCGGCTTCGGCGGCCCGCAGCCGGCGGACAAGCCCACCATCGAGTACAAGCGCGGTGACATCGCGGCCGGATTCAAGCAGGCAGACTTGATCGTCGAGCAGCGCTACGTCACGCCGATTCAGTGCCACGTCCCCATCGAGCCGCACGCGGTCATCGCGCACTGGGCGGGCGACCGCGTCACCTTCTGGGACTCGCAGCAGAGCGTCTTCGCCGCACAGGAGACCATCGCCAACGCGCTCGCGCTGAAGGCCGATCAGGTTCGCGTTATCGCCCACTACGTAGGCGGCGGCTTCGGCGGCAAGTGTACCGATACGCCCGGCAAGACCCTCTACCAGGCCATCGCGGCGCTGCTCTCGCGCAAGACCGGGCGTCCCGTCCGGCTCGAATACACGCTCAAGGAGCTGATGTTCGCCGAGGACACGCGCAATCCGTTCATCTTTTATTTCAAGACCGGAGTGAAGAAGGACGGCTCGATTACGGCGCTTGAGTGCAAGGCGATCCAGCCCACGGGCGGTTACGCGTCCAGCGGCCCCCCGGTGGTGAGCGTGGCCGGCGAAGGCGTGGTGGACACCTATCGCATCCCCAACTATTGGTTTCACGGCTACTCGGTGTACACCACGTCACCTGTGGGCGGCGAGTTCCGCGGCTTCGGACATCCGCAGGCGGTGTTCGCGCGCGAAGTCCACATGGACGAGGTCGCCGAAGCGATCGGCATGGATCCGGTCCAGTTCCGCCGCAGGAACACGCTGCACGCCGGCGATGTGATCGATACCGACGTGGTCCCCAACGTGCCGCTGCTCGCCATCGGCGCCGAAGAGTGCCTGCAAAAGGGCGCCGAAGCGATTGACTGGAAGCGCTGGCAGCCGCCGTCGAAGAAGTCGGGGCGCATCCGTCGCGGGCTCGGCATGCGCTTCAGCCAGGAGCACACCGGCCGCAACGCCAGCAACGGCCTGGTCTGGATGGGCCGCGACGGCAAGGTCCACGTGCCCATCGGCTCCGGGAACCTCGGCACCGAATCGCACACCGGTATCGCCGTGATCGTTGCCAACGTGCTCGGTGTTCCCGTCGAACAGCTCGATGTCAGTTGGGGCGACACCGACACCTCGGCGTGGGATTTTGTCAGCGACGCCAGCCGCGCCATCCACTGCCACGGCAAGGCGATGTACAACGCCGCGCTCGACCTGAAGCGCCAGCTCGACGCCCAAAAGCGTGGACAGCTCACGCCGCGCACAGACTTCACGCCGCTCTGCGACGCCAGGAACGACATGAGCCCGTACCTCGACGAAACAACCGGCAAGGTCATGAAACCGGCGGCCCCCAAACTCAGTCCGGCCACCGAAGCGATGGCACGCGCCATCGTCGGCGAAGGCGGCATCGTCGGCTTGGGCTTCTATGTCTGGAACCCGGGTGTTGAGGCTTGGGGCGCGAGCTTCGCCGAAGTCGAAGTGGACATGGAGACCGGCCAGGTGCGCGTGCTCAAGCTGGTGGCCGCGCACGATTGCGGACGCGTCATCCATTGTCCCGGCGCCGTCGCGCAGGTGCAGGGCGGCGGCATCATGGGCCTCGGCTACGCAACCACCGAAGAGCTGGCGATCGATCCGCACACCGGCATCCCGGTGAACCAGTCGCTGTACGAGTATCGTCCGCCAACCGTGCTCGATGTCCCCGAACTGGTGCCGATCCTGGTGGAAGCCCCGGTCGATCCGGGTCCGTTCGGCGCCAAGGGACTGGGCGAGAATCCGATGTTCGACGCGGCCGCGGCCGTGGGCAACGCGATCTACAACGCCACCGGCGTGCGCATGCGCGAAATTCCGTTCACCGTCGGACGCGTTTATGCGGAGCTGAAGCGGGCGGGAAAGCTCGAAAGCTAG
- a CDS encoding xanthine dehydrogenase family protein subunit M, protein MWSIAIDEPKPFELLSPRTLDEALELASRHGVDAAFLAGGCDLIDQLKHQWSTPHYVINLKTIPGLRYVEPGSQAIRMGALSTLAELERNREIRSALPGLARAAARVATPQIRNLGTLGGNLLQDSRCPYYRGPWYCYRHGGIVCDARHGVNAEHAIFGGNRCYTVTPSDTAPMLVALDARVTIAGRDGPREMPLAEMFVGPEENILVMHRLRPNEILASVTVPRRPDQRSTFIKYAMRGSWDFALASVAVAFTAGGGYCRDARIVLGGVAPVPWRSAAAEREIEGRPLTATNIESAARAAIAGAEPLAHNEYKLGLVKKLVRAALTELAS, encoded by the coding sequence ATGTGGTCCATCGCCATTGACGAGCCGAAGCCGTTCGAGCTGCTCTCGCCGCGCACGCTCGATGAAGCCCTGGAACTCGCCTCCCGTCACGGCGTTGATGCCGCCTTCCTGGCGGGCGGCTGCGATCTGATCGACCAGCTCAAGCACCAGTGGAGCACGCCGCACTACGTCATCAATCTGAAGACCATTCCCGGCCTGCGCTACGTGGAGCCCGGGTCGCAGGCGATTCGCATGGGCGCCCTGAGCACGCTGGCGGAGCTGGAGCGCAACCGTGAAATCAGGTCGGCCCTGCCCGGATTGGCGCGCGCGGCGGCGCGCGTGGCTACGCCGCAGATCCGCAACCTGGGGACGCTCGGCGGCAACCTGCTGCAGGATTCGCGCTGCCCGTACTATCGCGGCCCATGGTACTGCTATCGCCACGGCGGCATCGTGTGCGATGCGCGCCACGGCGTCAACGCCGAGCACGCCATTTTCGGCGGAAACCGCTGCTACACCGTCACGCCGTCGGATACCGCGCCCATGCTGGTGGCGCTCGACGCGCGCGTCACCATCGCCGGGCGCGATGGCCCGCGCGAGATGCCGCTGGCCGAGATGTTCGTGGGGCCCGAGGAAAATATCCTCGTCATGCACCGGCTTCGCCCCAACGAGATCCTGGCCAGCGTGACCGTCCCGCGGCGCCCGGACCAGCGCAGCACGTTCATCAAGTACGCCATGCGCGGCTCCTGGGACTTCGCGCTGGCCAGCGTCGCGGTGGCGTTCACCGCCGGCGGCGGCTACTGCCGCGACGCGCGCATCGTGCTCGGCGGCGTGGCGCCCGTGCCGTGGCGCAGCGCGGCAGCGGAACGCGAGATCGAGGGCAGGCCGCTGACAGCAACGAACATCGAATCGGCGGCACGCGCCGCCATCGCGGGCGCCGAGCCCCTGGCGCATAACGAGTACAAGCTTGGCTTGGTGAAGAAGCTGGTGCGCGCGGCGCTGACGGAGCTGGCCTCATGA
- a CDS encoding efflux RND transporter periplasmic adaptor subunit, producing the protein MAHPEPAERRPAGGPDLSGLRIADTARSGGGSRWLRWFAAALGVAVLALGGVLALRGKTPTVEVVTVHASTPGARATLLNASGYVTPRRRATVAAKITGRVEELHVEEGMRVSEGQVLAVLDSSDARVRLASAKADRDAQSAQLRDLQVNLGNAERELARTESLVKQGVSTDQALDAARTLVDSLRARIALTNQQVQAAEARIKVAQQDLDNTIVRAPFAGIIVSKDAQVGEMVSPVSAGGGFTRTGIATLVDMNSIETEVDVNESYIARVRPGMPVTATLDAYPDWQIPSKVRTVIPTADRQKATVKVRITFDKLDPRILPDMGVKVAFLEDAPAAAQSSAAPRITVPASAVKQENGSAVVYVYRDGKVERRAVRTGSSRGDSREIVAGLNEGDQVVVRGSEDLRDGAKVALKQ; encoded by the coding sequence ATGGCGCATCCAGAACCGGCCGAACGCCGGCCCGCGGGCGGTCCCGACCTCTCCGGCCTGAGAATCGCCGACACGGCGCGCAGCGGCGGCGGCTCGCGCTGGCTGCGCTGGTTCGCCGCCGCGCTGGGTGTGGCGGTGCTTGCCTTGGGCGGCGTTCTCGCCCTGCGCGGCAAAACGCCGACCGTTGAAGTTGTCACCGTGCATGCCTCCACGCCCGGCGCGCGCGCCACGCTGCTGAACGCGTCGGGCTACGTGACGCCGCGGCGGCGCGCGACGGTGGCCGCCAAGATCACCGGCCGCGTTGAAGAACTGCACGTCGAAGAAGGCATGCGCGTGAGCGAAGGTCAGGTGCTCGCGGTCCTCGACTCATCGGACGCGCGCGTGCGGCTCGCCTCCGCCAAGGCCGACCGCGACGCGCAGTCGGCGCAGTTGCGCGACCTCCAGGTCAACCTGGGAAACGCCGAGCGCGAGCTGGCGCGTACCGAGTCGCTGGTGAAGCAGGGCGTGAGCACCGACCAGGCGCTCGACGCCGCCCGTACGCTGGTCGACAGCCTGCGCGCGCGCATCGCGCTCACCAACCAGCAGGTGCAGGCGGCCGAGGCGCGGATCAAAGTCGCGCAGCAGGACCTGGACAACACGATTGTGCGCGCGCCCTTCGCCGGCATCATCGTCTCCAAGGACGCGCAGGTGGGCGAGATGGTCTCGCCGGTTTCGGCCGGCGGCGGCTTCACCCGCACGGGAATCGCCACCCTGGTGGACATGAACTCCATCGAGACGGAAGTGGACGTGAACGAGTCGTACATCGCCCGCGTCAGGCCCGGCATGCCGGTCACCGCCACGCTCGACGCTTATCCCGACTGGCAGATTCCGTCCAAGGTCCGCACCGTGATTCCCACCGCCGACCGCCAGAAGGCGACGGTGAAGGTGCGCATCACCTTCGACAAGCTCGATCCGCGCATCCTGCCCGACATGGGGGTAAAGGTCGCGTTCCTGGAAGACGCGCCAGCGGCGGCGCAGTCCTCGGCCGCGCCCAGGATCACCGTTCCCGCCAGCGCCGTGAAGCAGGAGAACGGCAGCGCCGTGGTGTACGTATATCGCGATGGCAAGGTGGAGCGGCGCGCGGTGCGCACCGGCTCCAGCCGCGGCGACTCGCGGGAGATCGTGGCCGGCTTGAACGAGGGCGACCAGGTCGTGGTGCGCGGCAGCGAAGATCTGCGCGACGGCGCGAAGGTGGCGCTGAAGCAGTGA
- a CDS encoding ABC transporter ATP-binding protein, producing the protein MVRVDGKGESSLIRVRGLDKKYVRGSEEIHVLQGLDLDVDKGDFVAFMGPSGSGKTTLLNLLGGLDVPSAGSISVAGDEITRMSASKLTTWRARHVGFVFQMYNLIPVLTAFQNVELPLLLTKLSKADREKHVATALEVVGLSDRMHHYPRQLSGGQEQRVGIARAIVADPTFLLCDEPTGDLDRRSADEILGLLEKLVNDYGKTVLMVTHDPLAAERAQVTLHMDKGVLREAEEVGAVR; encoded by the coding sequence ATGGTACGAGTTGACGGCAAGGGCGAGAGCAGCCTCATCCGCGTGCGCGGGCTCGACAAGAAGTACGTCCGCGGCAGCGAAGAGATACACGTCTTGCAGGGACTGGACCTCGACGTGGACAAGGGCGACTTCGTCGCCTTCATGGGCCCGAGCGGCTCGGGCAAGACAACGCTGCTCAACCTGCTGGGCGGGCTCGACGTGCCTTCGGCGGGCAGCATCAGCGTGGCGGGCGACGAGATTACGCGCATGTCGGCGAGCAAGCTGACCACCTGGCGCGCGCGCCACGTTGGTTTCGTCTTCCAGATGTACAACCTCATCCCCGTGCTCACCGCCTTTCAGAACGTTGAGCTGCCGCTGCTGCTCACCAAGCTGAGCAAGGCGGACCGCGAGAAGCACGTCGCCACCGCCCTCGAAGTCGTCGGGCTCAGCGACCGCATGCATCACTATCCGCGGCAGCTCTCCGGCGGACAGGAGCAGCGCGTGGGCATTGCCCGCGCCATCGTCGCCGATCCGACCTTCCTGCTGTGCGACGAGCCGACCGGCGACCTTGACCGGCGCAGCGCCGACGAGATCCTCGGCCTGCTGGAGAAGCTGGTGAACGACTACGGCAAGACCGTGCTCATGGTGACCCACGATCCGCTGGCCGCCGAGCGCGCGCAAGTGACCCTGCACATGGACAAGGGCGTGCTTCGCGAGGCCGAAGAAGTAGGAGCGGTGCGATGA